One part of the Cellulosilyticum sp. I15G10I2 genome encodes these proteins:
- a CDS encoding GntR family transcriptional regulator, giving the protein MDRENSFIPMYYQLKKIIIDMIENEAIKADVAIPSEPKLMQTYHLSRTTVRKAIDELVNEGYLYKRQGKGTFVKGRGFEQGLIRLSGCSEDIKRYGLTPKPHVLDAGIRQPSKRVCKMLDITEDEKTFYMERVVYGDEIPINKNKSYIPYHLVPGIEAIDFNQESLYKVLEKDYRITINKAIRTVEAILANEEVALQLQVDEGAPVMLFKGQVFGMLPDSNEVVIEYFEAIYRSDQFQFYIEQHR; this is encoded by the coding sequence ATGGACAGAGAAAATAGTTTTATCCCTATGTATTATCAACTCAAAAAAATTATTATAGATATGATAGAAAATGAAGCCATCAAGGCTGACGTTGCTATTCCTTCGGAACCTAAACTGATGCAGACTTATCATTTAAGCCGCACAACTGTTCGCAAGGCTATAGATGAACTAGTCAATGAAGGTTATTTATATAAAAGACAAGGTAAAGGAACTTTTGTAAAAGGCCGTGGCTTTGAACAAGGGCTTATCCGACTCTCTGGCTGCAGTGAGGATATCAAAAGATATGGCTTAACCCCAAAACCGCATGTACTAGACGCAGGTATCAGACAACCTTCTAAACGGGTTTGTAAGATGCTGGATATAACTGAAGATGAAAAAACATTTTATATGGAACGCGTTGTATATGGCGACGAGATTCCTATTAATAAAAATAAAAGCTATATTCCTTATCACCTTGTTCCAGGTATAGAAGCGATAGATTTCAATCAAGAATCCCTTTATAAAGTACTTGAAAAAGACTATCGTATTACTATTAATAAAGCTATACGTACAGTGGAAGCCATTCTAGCAAATGAAGAAGTTGCCCTTCAGTTACAAGTTGATGAAGGCGCTCCTGTTATGCTTTTTAAAGGACAAGTATTTGGTATGCTCCCAGATTCTAATGAAGTTGTTATAGAATATTTTGAAGCAATTTATCGCTCTGATCAATTTCAATTTTATATCGAGCAACACAGATAA
- the fsa gene encoding fructose-6-phosphate aldolase produces MKLFIDTANTEEIKKANDLGVICGVTTNPSLIAREGLVFEEVIKEITDIVDGPISAEVISLEAPKMVEEALELVKIHKNIVIKLPMTPEGLKATKILTAKGIKTNVTLIFSAGQALLAARAGATYVSPFLGRVDDIGGTGMDLVSDIAQIFELHGINTEIIAASVRNPLHVIDAAKAGAHIATVPYGVIIQMTKHPLTDAGIERFLQDWAGFEQKLSK; encoded by the coding sequence ATGAAATTATTTATTGATACTGCTAATACTGAAGAAATTAAAAAAGCAAATGATCTTGGTGTTATTTGCGGTGTAACAACAAATCCTTCACTCATTGCAAGAGAAGGTCTTGTATTTGAAGAAGTTATTAAAGAAATTACTGACATTGTAGATGGACCTATCAGTGCAGAGGTTATCTCCCTTGAAGCTCCCAAAATGGTAGAAGAAGCACTGGAACTTGTAAAAATTCATAAAAATATTGTTATTAAACTTCCTATGACTCCAGAAGGACTAAAAGCTACTAAAATTTTAACTGCTAAAGGTATTAAAACCAATGTCACCTTAATCTTTTCAGCAGGTCAAGCGTTACTTGCCGCTCGTGCGGGTGCAACTTATGTAAGTCCGTTCCTCGGACGTGTAGATGATATCGGCGGAACGGGTATGGATCTTGTAAGTGATATTGCTCAAATATTTGAACTCCATGGCATTAATACTGAAATCATTGCAGCAAGCGTACGCAATCCACTTCATGTTATAGATGCAGCTAAAGCAGGCGCACATATCGCTACAGTTCCTTATGGTGTTATTATACAAATGACTAAACATCCGCTTACAGATGCTGGTATCGAGAGATTCTTGCAAGACTGGGCAGGATTCGAACAAAAATTAAGTAAATAA